Proteins from one Thioalkalivibrio sp. XN279 genomic window:
- a CDS encoding iron ABC transporter permease encodes MSARTTGPQLTLGLVLGVLVLFLALGALTIGPFPLSPGQALAALFGAGDAQAQLVVQGIRLPRVVAALLVGAALAAAGASYQTLFRNPLVSPDILGVSAGAGLGAVIGIFLSMPVVAIQLFAFAGGLGAVLLVTVVAAAVRNTDRVLALVLTGVVIGALAGAATSLLKVLADPYDQLPAITFWLLGSLASTTPEDIWPALPAVLLGLVPLLLLRWRINVLALGDDEARALGVEAGRIRFIVIAAATLITASVTAVAGVVGWVGLVIPHIARMLVGPSFARLLPVSAVVGAGYLLVVDTLARTIAEVEVPLGILTAVIGAPFFIWLLASGRRGWS; translated from the coding sequence ATGAGCGCCCGCACGACGGGACCGCAGCTCACGCTCGGTCTCGTGCTCGGCGTGCTGGTGCTGTTCCTCGCCCTGGGCGCGCTCACCATCGGGCCATTTCCGCTCTCGCCCGGTCAGGCGCTCGCTGCGCTGTTCGGCGCCGGCGATGCGCAGGCGCAGCTGGTGGTGCAGGGCATCCGCCTGCCGCGCGTGGTGGCTGCGCTGTTGGTCGGCGCCGCGCTGGCGGCCGCGGGCGCCAGCTACCAGACCCTGTTTCGCAACCCCCTCGTCTCTCCCGACATCCTCGGCGTGTCCGCCGGCGCCGGGCTGGGCGCGGTGATCGGCATCTTCCTCTCCATGCCGGTGGTGGCGATCCAGCTGTTCGCCTTTGCCGGCGGCCTTGGCGCGGTGCTCCTGGTGACGGTGGTGGCCGCGGCGGTGCGCAACACCGACCGGGTGCTGGCGCTGGTGTTGACCGGCGTGGTGATCGGCGCGCTGGCCGGCGCCGCCACTTCGCTGCTCAAGGTACTGGCCGATCCCTACGACCAGCTCCCGGCCATCACTTTCTGGCTGCTCGGCTCGCTGGCCTCCACCACTCCGGAAGACATCTGGCCGGCGCTGCCGGCGGTGCTGCTCGGGCTGGTGCCGCTGCTGCTGCTGCGCTGGCGCATCAACGTGCTCGCGCTGGGCGACGACGAGGCGCGTGCGCTGGGCGTCGAGGCCGGTCGCATCCGTTTCATCGTCATTGCCGCCGCGACGCTCATCACGGCCAGCGTCACCGCCGTCGCCGGCGTGGTGGGCTGGGTCGGGCTGGTGATCCCGCACATCGCGCGCATGCTGGTGGGCCCGAGCTTCGCCCGCCTGCTGCCGGTCTCTGCCGTCGTGGGTGCGGGCTACCTGCTGGTGGTCGACACCCTGGCGCGCACCATCGCCGAGGTCGAAGTCCCGCTGGGCATACTCACGGCGGTCATCGGCGCGCCGTTCTTCATCTGGCTGCTGGCTTCCGGGCGCAGGGGCTGGTCGTGA
- a CDS encoding iron ABC transporter substrate-binding protein: MSVSARRALTGTLLLGALLLGAFAATSSAQARTITDSAGRVVEIPDEINTVFASGPPASILVYVLRPDVLSGWPRAIRPEEAPYIAAPYRDLPETGRLTGRGGDANLERVLEIKPDLVIDFGSVRDTYIDLADRVQRQTGIPYILVDGRFEATPAALRLVGAALGVPERGELLARDVEQTFARLDAILADTPEEERPRVYMARGPDGLETGLKGSINTEIIERAGGRNVADPGDGRRGLVQASIEQVMFSDPEVIVTWDRNFHAQVFHNPMWRGIEAVRAGRVYLSPTAPFGWIDRPPSLNRLMGLKWLAGLFYPEQWDADLREEARAFYRLYYHVDPTEEDLDRLLEWSEGTPPQ, from the coding sequence ATGAGCGTTTCCGCACGCCGCGCACTCACGGGAACGCTGCTGCTCGGCGCCCTGCTGCTCGGCGCGTTCGCCGCGACCTCTTCGGCCCAGGCCAGGACGATCACGGACAGCGCCGGCCGCGTGGTCGAGATCCCCGACGAGATCAACACGGTGTTCGCCTCCGGCCCGCCGGCGTCGATCCTGGTCTACGTGCTGCGGCCGGACGTGCTGAGCGGCTGGCCGCGCGCCATCCGGCCCGAGGAAGCGCCTTATATCGCCGCGCCCTATCGCGACCTGCCCGAGACCGGCCGCCTCACGGGCCGCGGCGGGGACGCCAACCTGGAGCGCGTGCTCGAGATCAAGCCGGACCTGGTCATCGACTTCGGCTCGGTGCGCGACACCTACATCGACCTCGCCGACCGCGTGCAGCGCCAGACCGGGATTCCCTACATCCTCGTCGACGGTCGCTTCGAGGCGACGCCGGCGGCGCTGCGGCTGGTGGGCGCGGCGCTCGGCGTGCCCGAGCGCGGCGAGCTGCTGGCGCGCGACGTGGAACAGACCTTCGCGCGCCTCGACGCCATCCTCGCGGACACGCCGGAAGAGGAGCGGCCGCGGGTCTACATGGCGCGCGGCCCGGACGGGTTGGAGACCGGCCTGAAGGGCTCCATCAACACGGAGATCATCGAGCGCGCCGGCGGGCGCAACGTGGCGGATCCCGGCGACGGGCGACGCGGACTGGTGCAAGCCTCCATCGAACAGGTGATGTTCTCGGACCCGGAAGTGATCGTGACCTGGGATCGCAATTTCCATGCCCAGGTGTTCCACAACCCGATGTGGAGGGGCATCGAGGCGGTGCGCGCAGGCCGCGTCTATCTCTCGCCCACCGCGCCCTTCGGCTGGATCGACCGGCCGCCCTCGCTGAACCGGCTGATGGGCCTGAAGTGGCTGGCGGGCCTGTTTTATCCCGAGCAGTGGGACGCGGACCTGAGAGAAGAAGCCCGGGCCTTCTACCGCCTGTACTACCATGTCGATCCCACCGAGGAAGACCTGGACCGGCTGCTGGAATGGAGCGAGGGGACACCGCCGCAATGA
- a CDS encoding RimK family alpha-L-glutamate ligase — protein MTAPAVHVIHENPEWLVPLRATLEAEGVPWVDWFVHEGRVDLGAAPPEGVFYNRMSASSHTRDHRYAVELTAQLVAWLQHHGRRVVNGRRALQLEVSKFEQYLSLRAHGVRTPATVAASGRDEILSAARALGQAPFILKPNRGGKGLGVQLFNDVDALERALAGLRDVGEISLDGIALLQEYIRPAAGFITRMEFIGGRYYYAVEVDTSGGFELCPADACEVGEAFCPAPGEQPKQKFRLSEREPDAELLARLEEFLGANDAEIAAAEFVENEHGECFVYDINMNTNYNQQAERAAGGGRDAMREVARFLGRELARARAREVDGLPVGRTGT, from the coding sequence ATGACCGCGCCGGCGGTCCACGTCATCCACGAGAACCCGGAGTGGCTGGTGCCGCTGCGCGCGACGCTGGAGGCCGAGGGCGTGCCCTGGGTCGACTGGTTCGTGCACGAGGGTCGCGTGGACCTGGGCGCAGCCCCGCCCGAGGGCGTGTTCTACAACCGCATGAGCGCCTCCTCGCACACCCGCGACCACCGCTACGCGGTGGAACTCACGGCGCAGCTGGTCGCCTGGCTGCAGCACCACGGCCGCCGCGTGGTGAACGGCCGGCGCGCCCTGCAGCTGGAAGTCTCCAAGTTCGAGCAGTACCTGTCCTTGCGGGCGCACGGCGTGCGCACCCCCGCGACCGTCGCCGCCAGCGGGCGTGACGAGATCCTCTCCGCGGCGCGCGCCCTCGGCCAGGCGCCCTTCATCCTCAAGCCCAACCGCGGCGGCAAGGGCCTCGGCGTGCAGCTGTTCAACGACGTCGACGCGCTGGAACGCGCGCTCGCGGGCCTGCGCGACGTGGGCGAGATCTCGCTCGACGGCATCGCGCTGCTGCAGGAATACATCCGCCCGGCCGCCGGGTTCATCACCCGCATGGAGTTCATCGGCGGGCGCTATTACTACGCGGTCGAAGTCGACACCTCGGGCGGCTTCGAGCTGTGCCCGGCCGATGCCTGCGAGGTCGGCGAGGCGTTCTGCCCGGCGCCCGGCGAGCAGCCGAAGCAGAAGTTCCGCCTCTCGGAGCGCGAGCCCGATGCGGAACTCTTGGCCCGGCTGGAAGAATTCCTCGGCGCCAACGACGCCGAGATCGCGGCGGCCGAGTTCGTGGAGAACGAGCACGGGGAGTGTTTCGTCTACGACATCAACATGAACACCAACTACAACCAGCAGGCGGAGCGCGCGGCCGGCGGCGGGCGCGACGCCATGCGCGAGGTGGCGCGCTTCCTCGGCCGGGAACTGGCCCGTGCACGCGCCCGGGAAGTCGACGGCCTCCCCGTCGGGCGCACGGGGACATGA
- a CDS encoding META domain-containing protein, whose translation MNTVRTAMLALGLAALAGCQAPGGAMPAETLLVQGTLTYPERIALPSDSVATVELRRFDASGEHVAAVLEITLQGRQVPIPFLLETGIEAGAAAVYEVRGGVTLAGRAYRVTRPLMIDPAGGEIDLGLLRLLPVDQVAIGTHYLCGPVDLLFGAEGENARMVVNGQVFDMAPARAASGALYRALGDETTFFHGKGKEALVEIEGRRLPTCRQAEPPAQPFRARGQEPGWNVTLADGRAELVLDYGQQRVSLPLFATSSEARVTRFRAADGTHRMAMDVARRQCNDSMSGMPYPYVVALEVDDRVLTGCGGEPIDLLAGREWVVEDLDGGGIIDRSRITLEFDPQSGRVHGLGSCNRYNAGYALSGEGISFSGAAATRMACAPALMNQEQKFFRILEGVNRFDIDATGALRLSGAAGSLKAYPTSVPPR comes from the coding sequence ATGAACACTGTCCGCACCGCGATGCTGGCGCTCGGCCTGGCCGCGCTGGCCGGTTGCCAGGCACCGGGAGGCGCCATGCCCGCTGAGACGCTGCTGGTGCAGGGCACCCTCACCTATCCGGAGCGCATCGCGCTGCCGTCCGACAGCGTGGCGACGGTCGAGTTGCGGCGCTTCGACGCCAGCGGCGAACACGTCGCCGCCGTGCTGGAAATCACGCTGCAGGGCCGCCAGGTGCCGATCCCCTTCCTGCTCGAAACCGGCATCGAGGCTGGCGCAGCGGCCGTGTACGAAGTCCGTGGCGGCGTGACGCTGGCCGGGCGCGCGTATCGCGTCACGCGGCCGTTGATGATCGACCCCGCCGGCGGCGAGATCGATCTCGGCCTGCTGCGCCTGCTGCCGGTGGACCAGGTCGCCATCGGTACCCATTACCTGTGCGGCCCCGTCGACCTGCTGTTCGGCGCCGAGGGCGAGAACGCGCGCATGGTGGTGAACGGCCAGGTGTTCGACATGGCGCCGGCGCGGGCCGCTTCGGGCGCGCTGTACCGTGCACTCGGCGACGAGACCACCTTCTTCCACGGCAAGGGCAAGGAGGCGCTGGTGGAGATCGAGGGCCGCCGGCTGCCGACCTGCCGCCAGGCCGAGCCGCCGGCACAGCCCTTCCGCGCCCGCGGCCAGGAGCCGGGCTGGAACGTGACGCTGGCTGACGGCCGCGCCGAGCTCGTCCTCGACTACGGACAACAGCGCGTCTCGCTGCCGCTGTTCGCCACCAGCAGCGAGGCCCGCGTGACGCGTTTCCGCGCCGCCGACGGCACCCACCGCATGGCCATGGACGTGGCCCGACGCCAGTGCAACGACAGCATGAGCGGCATGCCGTATCCCTACGTCGTGGCGCTGGAGGTCGACGATCGCGTGCTCACCGGTTGCGGCGGCGAGCCGATCGACCTGCTCGCCGGCCGCGAGTGGGTGGTGGAGGATCTCGACGGCGGCGGCATCATCGACCGCTCGCGCATCACCCTCGAGTTCGACCCCCAGAGCGGGCGCGTGCACGGCCTCGGTTCATGCAACCGCTACAACGCCGGTTACGCCTTGAGCGGCGAAGGCATCAGCTTCAGCGGCGCCGCAGCGACCAGGATGGCCTGCGCGCCGGCGCTCATGAACCAGGAACAGAAGTTCTTCCGCATCCTCGAGGGCGTCAACCGCTTCGACATCGACGCCACCGGCGCCCTGCGGCTGTCCGGCGCGGCCGGCAGCCTGAAAGCCTACCCGACGAGCGTGCCACCCCGATGA
- a CDS encoding M14 family zinc carboxypeptidase, whose amino-acid sequence MSPTRLTFFLAGLVLALRVSAAPGLPEGQAMDTTVPAPAEVLGFEPGERHPRHDQVVAYFEALAAASDRVRIEFTGETHGGRPLMLAYFAQPERLADLDALRAARQDASRKGEGPPVAWLGYSVHGNEASGASAAIVTAWHLAASRDPEVLDWLDNMIIVMEPVLNPDGLDRFAHWANMHRGRHPSADPLDREHHETWPNGRTNYYWFDLNRDWLPLVHPESRARLRHYHAWRPHVITDTHEMGSDATYFFQPGVPERANPLIPARNQELTTRIGRFHGEILDGAGEPYYTREQFDDYYVGKGSTYPDVTGGVGILFEQGSARGHLMDTSYGQRSFADAIANQVRTSISTLRASRAMADELIAYQAEFFAAGRDQARRDRNAGWLLADGGDPMRARALLEVLLGHGIEVRPVAADSRQDRPEQRWFIPAQQDQYLLLRAMFDVSAEPGADIFYDVSAWPLQRAWNLPVTPVRRAPDTGAPLQALPELPPVTLPENAVAWLVPWDQHRAPALLAALLAEGYRVQAVTEPLVAQTTAGPLALVRGGLVIHGGIQPEQLPPVSGRLAALATRYGVQVGAATSGLSQAGIDLGAPGAAVLEAPRVAMLTGHRLNPYSAGYTWHWFDTRLDQPLTQVDWHRLPRRLKGFTHLVLPDGDYADMPESVAETLVEFVRGGGQLLAVRRAARWVEDLELEWNFVDGEDTADTAGDAAPAGEPNESQAAAAPERRPYGAARDDRGREQIGGSVLRMQLDNTHPLGFGYAEEELSVMRRGDQVLRAVDNPYVQPGTYADDPLVAGYLSERNRERLAGGPALVATRHGAGLVVRMADDYLFRGYWQGTERLFANALFFGSLVERTPAPDED is encoded by the coding sequence ATGAGCCCGACAAGACTCACATTCTTCCTGGCCGGCCTCGTGCTCGCCTTGCGCGTCTCCGCCGCCCCGGGCCTGCCCGAGGGCCAGGCCATGGACACCACGGTGCCGGCGCCGGCCGAGGTGCTCGGTTTCGAGCCGGGCGAGCGTCACCCGCGGCATGACCAGGTGGTGGCGTATTTCGAGGCCCTGGCCGCCGCGTCCGACCGCGTGCGCATCGAGTTCACCGGCGAGACGCACGGCGGTCGCCCGCTCATGCTGGCCTACTTCGCTCAGCCCGAACGGCTGGCCGACCTCGACGCCCTGCGGGCTGCGCGCCAGGATGCGAGCCGCAAGGGCGAAGGCCCGCCGGTGGCCTGGCTCGGCTACTCGGTGCACGGCAACGAGGCCTCGGGCGCCTCGGCCGCGATCGTGACGGCCTGGCACCTGGCGGCCTCGCGTGACCCGGAAGTGCTCGACTGGCTCGACAACATGATCATCGTCATGGAGCCGGTGCTGAACCCGGACGGCCTGGACCGTTTCGCCCACTGGGCCAACATGCATCGCGGCCGCCATCCGTCCGCCGACCCGCTGGACCGCGAACACCACGAGACCTGGCCCAACGGCCGCACCAACTACTACTGGTTCGATCTCAACCGCGACTGGCTGCCGCTGGTGCATCCGGAGTCGCGGGCGCGCCTCCGGCACTACCATGCCTGGCGGCCGCACGTGATCACCGACACCCACGAGATGGGCTCGGACGCCACTTACTTTTTCCAGCCCGGCGTGCCGGAACGCGCCAACCCGCTGATCCCGGCGCGAAACCAGGAACTCACCACCCGCATCGGCCGCTTCCACGGCGAGATCCTGGACGGCGCCGGCGAGCCCTATTACACCCGCGAGCAGTTCGACGACTACTACGTCGGCAAGGGCTCGACCTACCCGGACGTCACCGGCGGCGTCGGCATCCTGTTCGAGCAGGGGTCGGCGCGCGGGCATCTCATGGATACGTCCTACGGCCAGCGCAGCTTCGCCGACGCCATCGCCAACCAGGTGCGCACCTCCATCTCGACGCTGCGTGCGAGCCGCGCCATGGCGGACGAACTGATCGCCTACCAGGCCGAGTTCTTCGCGGCTGGCCGCGACCAGGCACGGCGCGATCGCAATGCCGGCTGGCTGCTCGCCGATGGCGGCGACCCGATGCGCGCCCGCGCGCTCCTCGAGGTACTGCTGGGGCACGGCATCGAGGTGCGGCCCGTGGCGGCGGACAGCCGCCAGGACCGGCCCGAGCAACGCTGGTTCATCCCGGCGCAGCAGGACCAGTACCTGCTGCTGCGCGCCATGTTCGACGTCTCCGCCGAGCCCGGCGCCGACATCTTCTACGACGTCTCGGCCTGGCCGCTGCAGCGCGCCTGGAACCTGCCGGTCACGCCCGTGCGCCGGGCGCCGGACACGGGTGCACCGCTGCAGGCGCTGCCGGAGCTCCCGCCCGTGACGCTGCCGGAAAACGCCGTGGCCTGGCTGGTGCCCTGGGACCAGCACCGCGCGCCCGCGTTGCTGGCCGCGTTGCTCGCCGAGGGTTACCGGGTACAGGCGGTCACCGAACCGCTGGTGGCACAGACGACCGCGGGACCGCTCGCCCTGGTGCGCGGCGGCCTGGTGATTCACGGCGGCATCCAGCCGGAGCAGCTGCCGCCCGTGTCCGGGCGCCTCGCGGCGCTGGCGACCCGCTACGGCGTGCAGGTCGGCGCAGCGACCAGCGGCCTGAGCCAGGCCGGCATCGACCTGGGTGCGCCGGGCGCCGCGGTGCTGGAGGCGCCCCGCGTCGCCATGCTCACCGGACATCGGCTCAACCCCTACAGTGCCGGCTACACCTGGCACTGGTTCGACACCCGCCTGGACCAGCCGCTCACGCAGGTGGACTGGCATCGCCTGCCGCGACGCCTCAAGGGCTTCACTCACCTGGTGCTGCCGGACGGCGACTATGCCGACATGCCTGAGTCCGTCGCCGAGACCCTGGTGGAGTTCGTGCGCGGCGGCGGCCAGTTGCTCGCGGTGCGACGCGCGGCGCGCTGGGTGGAGGACCTCGAGCTCGAATGGAACTTCGTGGACGGCGAGGACACTGCCGACACGGCCGGAGACGCGGCGCCCGCGGGCGAGCCGAACGAGTCACAGGCCGCAGCGGCACCCGAGCGGCGCCCTTACGGCGCAGCCCGCGACGACCGCGGCCGCGAGCAGATCGGCGGCAGCGTGCTGCGCATGCAGCTCGACAACACGCACCCGCTGGGCTTCGGCTACGCCGAGGAGGAACTCAGCGTGATGCGGCGCGGCGACCAGGTGCTGCGCGCGGTCGACAACCCTTACGTGCAGCCCGGCACCTATGCCGACGATCCCCTGGTCGCCGGCTACCTGTCGGAGCGCAACCGCGAGCGCCTCGCGGGCGGCCCGGCGCTGGTGGCCACCCGTCACGGCGCCGGGCTGGTGGTGCGCATGGCGGACGATTATCTTTTCCGGGGTTACTGGCAGGGCACCGAAAGACTCTTTGCCAATGCACTGTTTTTCGGCAGCCTGGTAGAACGCACGCCGGCGCCGGATGAAGACTAG
- a CDS encoding thioredoxin family protein, whose amino-acid sequence MYKTLGVALALTLAASPAASPALAADAKIGEPAPAFTLTDTAGVTHNLSDFAGKTVVLEWTNHDCPFVKKHYNGENMQRQQAEATADGVVWLVVNSSAEGKQGHVSPAQADQIQAEWKAQQTAYLFDTDGTVGTAYGAKTTPHMYIIDPAGVLRYNGAIDSIPSANVADIEKAEQYVEIALAELAEGKPVSRPLTQPYGCSVKY is encoded by the coding sequence ATGTACAAGACCCTGGGCGTCGCCCTCGCACTCACCCTGGCGGCGTCGCCGGCCGCTTCACCAGCTTTGGCCGCGGACGCGAAAATCGGCGAGCCCGCACCCGCCTTCACCCTCACCGACACGGCGGGCGTCACGCACAACCTGTCCGACTTCGCCGGCAAGACCGTGGTGCTGGAGTGGACCAACCACGACTGCCCGTTCGTGAAAAAGCATTACAACGGCGAGAACATGCAGCGCCAGCAGGCTGAGGCCACCGCCGACGGCGTGGTGTGGCTGGTGGTGAACTCTTCGGCCGAGGGCAAGCAGGGCCACGTGAGCCCGGCGCAGGCCGACCAGATCCAGGCCGAATGGAAGGCGCAGCAGACCGCCTACCTGTTCGACACCGACGGCACCGTCGGCACGGCCTACGGCGCCAAGACCACGCCGCATATGTACATCATCGATCCCGCGGGCGTGCTGCGCTACAACGGCGCCATCGACTCGATCCCGAGCGCCAACGTCGCCGACATCGAGAAGGCCGAGCAGTACGTGGAGATCGCGCTGGCGGAGCTGGCGGAGGGCAAGCCGGTCAGCCGGCCGCTGACCCAGCCTTACGGCTGCAGCGTGAAGTACTGA
- a CDS encoding protein-disulfide reductase DsbD has product MRLRSLLLVLLLTTASSHAAAAAEAPLRTDHLYSRLVAQQATAVPGEILRLGLWLQHDPEWHTYWRNPGDSGLPTRVNLELPPGFSAGAIAWPIPERLPAGPLVNFGYGGTMVLPIEVPVPADFAGDELVIEATADWLICRVECLPGEGSYTLRLPVATEADAAENDPRWGEVFAAALRRQPQAAASAATVSFTAETVELQLPAGLNPAPDAAWTYFPVTPQVTSNAIEPRWLETGDGTALVLPKSDYFTAAPQRFEFLLARGDTGLLFSAVPRADAAPGAAQGTTAPGPGGTPGVLAAIGLALLGGLILNLMPCVFPVLFLKAAGAMEAAGDRALLRRHGLLYTAGVVSSFLVVAGALLALRASGEALGWGFQLQAPAFVAGLALLFFVLAMNFAGLFEFRGRLAGLGQGLAAGHGDRAAFFTGVLACLVASPCTAPFMGVALGVALALPAGAALAIFAALGLGLALPILALGWVPGLARALPRPGPWMDTFRRLLAFPLLLTVTWLLWVYGEQTSVLAMSWLLAALVGIAFGLWLLRAGGAWRIPAWGVLLASLVLPLLQSPAPSTGPAPAAAAAHEAWTPDRLASARAAGEPVLVNMTAAWCITCLANERVALSSPRVAAALEERGVRYLKGDWTRRDSDITAYLESFGRSGVPLYVLYPGPGREPVVLPQLLTVDIVLQALDDI; this is encoded by the coding sequence ATGCGCCTGAGATCGCTGCTGCTGGTGCTCCTGCTGACCACCGCCTCGTCGCATGCCGCGGCTGCGGCAGAGGCGCCGCTGCGCACGGACCACCTCTACTCGCGCCTGGTGGCGCAGCAGGCAACCGCGGTGCCCGGGGAAATACTCCGCCTCGGGCTGTGGCTGCAGCACGACCCGGAATGGCACACCTACTGGCGCAACCCGGGCGATTCGGGGCTGCCCACGCGGGTGAACCTGGAACTGCCGCCGGGGTTCTCGGCCGGCGCCATCGCGTGGCCGATTCCCGAGCGCCTGCCGGCCGGACCACTGGTGAACTTCGGTTACGGCGGCACCATGGTGCTGCCGATCGAGGTGCCTGTCCCGGCGGATTTCGCCGGCGACGAACTGGTCATCGAGGCCACGGCGGACTGGCTGATCTGCCGGGTCGAGTGCTTGCCCGGAGAAGGCAGCTACACCCTGCGCCTCCCCGTCGCCACCGAAGCCGACGCAGCGGAAAACGACCCGCGCTGGGGCGAGGTCTTTGCCGCCGCCCTGCGCCGCCAGCCGCAAGCGGCTGCCAGCGCGGCGACCGTCAGCTTCACGGCCGAAACGGTCGAGCTCCAGTTGCCCGCTGGCCTGAATCCGGCGCCCGATGCCGCGTGGACCTACTTTCCCGTCACCCCGCAGGTGACCTCGAACGCGATAGAGCCGCGCTGGCTCGAGACCGGCGACGGCACGGCGCTGGTGCTGCCGAAGAGCGACTATTTCACCGCCGCGCCGCAGCGCTTCGAGTTCCTCCTTGCGCGCGGCGATACGGGCCTGCTGTTCAGCGCCGTCCCGCGCGCGGACGCCGCACCGGGCGCAGCGCAGGGCACGACAGCGCCGGGCCCGGGCGGCACGCCGGGCGTGCTGGCCGCGATCGGCCTCGCACTGCTGGGCGGGCTGATCCTCAACCTCATGCCCTGCGTGTTCCCGGTGCTGTTCCTCAAGGCTGCAGGGGCCATGGAAGCGGCCGGCGACCGCGCGCTGCTGCGTCGCCACGGCCTGCTTTACACCGCCGGCGTGGTGTCCAGCTTCCTCGTCGTGGCCGGCGCCTTGCTGGCGCTGCGGGCCTCGGGCGAGGCACTGGGCTGGGGCTTCCAGCTGCAGGCGCCCGCATTCGTCGCCGGCCTGGCGCTGCTGTTTTTCGTGCTGGCGATGAACTTCGCCGGCCTGTTCGAGTTCCGCGGCCGGCTCGCCGGGCTCGGCCAGGGCCTCGCTGCAGGCCACGGCGACCGCGCCGCGTTCTTCACCGGGGTGCTCGCCTGCCTGGTGGCGAGCCCCTGCACCGCCCCGTTCATGGGCGTCGCGCTCGGCGTGGCGCTGGCCCTGCCCGCGGGCGCCGCGCTGGCGATCTTCGCCGCCCTCGGCCTCGGCCTGGCGCTGCCGATTTTGGCGTTGGGCTGGGTGCCGGGACTGGCGCGGGCGTTGCCGCGCCCCGGCCCGTGGATGGACACCTTCCGTCGGCTGCTGGCCTTCCCGCTGCTGCTCACCGTGACCTGGCTGCTGTGGGTCTACGGCGAACAGACCTCGGTGCTGGCCATGAGCTGGCTGCTCGCCGCGTTGGTCGGCATCGCCTTCGGCCTGTGGCTGCTGCGCGCCGGCGGCGCCTGGCGCATCCCGGCCTGGGGCGTGCTGCTCGCGAGCCTGGTCCTGCCGCTGTTGCAGTCACCCGCGCCGAGCACCGGACCTGCACCCGCGGCCGCAGCCGCACACGAGGCCTGGACGCCCGACCGGCTCGCTTCCGCCCGTGCGGCCGGTGAACCGGTGCTGGTGAACATGACGGCGGCGTGGTGCATCACCTGCCTGGCCAACGAGCGCGTCGCCCTGTCCTCGCCGCGGGTGGCCGCAGCGCTGGAGGAGCGCGGCGTGCGCTACCTCAAGGGCGACTGGACGCGGCGTGACTCCGACATCACCGCCTACCTCGAATCCTTCGGCAGGAGCGGCGTGCCGCTGTATGTGCTGTATCCCGGTCCCGGGCGCGAACCGGTGGTGCTGCCGCAGCTGCTGACCGTGGACATCGTGCTACAGGCGCTCGACGACATCTGA